A stretch of the Sphingomonas sp. CL5.1 genome encodes the following:
- a CDS encoding serine hydrolase, which yields MKIARPEKHGFNPGRLAAIDRLLKERYLDSGKFPHAQLLIARDGEVVHFSSQGAAREGKKKRIDEGSLFRIASMTKPITSLAFMMLVEEALVALDTPVHHVLPELKGVGVYAGGGAGVPFMTKPTDEPMRMVDLLRHTAGFTYSFQNRSNIDAAHRELKLENWHGKYDLDGFVAALGELPLEFSPGTRWNYSVATDVLGLVVQRVAGMPLERFFEERIFKPLKMHDTFFTVPADKLDRLVDCQTFVPGKGNQMFDRASDSMWARPFTLVSGGGGLVSTSHDYNRFCQMCLNGGELDGARVVGRKTIDLMTVNHLPDNADLSSMSDSMFSETQNAGTGFGLGFAVTIDVARSMMPGSVGEYYWGGMFSTAFFVDPVERLSMVFMTQLSPSSLYPVRRELKTMIYSALA from the coding sequence ATGAAGATCGCCAGGCCAGAGAAACACGGTTTCAACCCCGGCCGGCTCGCCGCGATCGACCGCCTGCTGAAGGAACGATACCTCGATTCGGGCAAGTTCCCGCACGCCCAGCTATTGATCGCGCGCGACGGCGAGGTGGTGCATTTCTCCTCGCAGGGCGCGGCGCGCGAGGGGAAGAAGAAGCGGATCGACGAAGGCTCGCTGTTCCGCATCGCCTCGATGACCAAGCCGATCACCTCGCTCGCCTTCATGATGCTGGTGGAGGAGGCGCTGGTCGCGCTCGACACGCCGGTCCACCACGTCCTGCCCGAGCTGAAGGGCGTCGGCGTCTATGCCGGCGGCGGCGCGGGCGTGCCGTTCATGACGAAGCCGACCGACGAGCCGATGCGGATGGTGGACCTGCTGCGCCACACCGCGGGCTTCACCTATTCGTTCCAGAACCGCTCGAACATCGACGCGGCGCATCGCGAGCTGAAGCTGGAGAACTGGCACGGCAAATACGACCTCGACGGCTTCGTGGCCGCGCTGGGCGAGCTGCCGCTGGAATTCTCGCCCGGCACGCGCTGGAACTATTCGGTCGCGACCGACGTGCTCGGCCTCGTCGTGCAGCGAGTCGCCGGGATGCCGCTGGAGCGCTTCTTCGAGGAACGCATCTTCAAGCCGCTGAAGATGCACGACACCTTCTTCACCGTGCCCGCCGACAAGCTCGACCGGCTGGTCGATTGCCAGACCTTCGTGCCCGGCAAGGGCAACCAGATGTTCGACCGCGCCAGCGACAGCATGTGGGCGCGGCCGTTCACGCTCGTCTCGGGCGGCGGCGGGCTGGTGTCGACATCGCACGATTACAACCGCTTCTGCCAGATGTGCCTCAATGGCGGCGAGCTGGACGGCGCGCGCGTCGTCGGGCGCAAGACGATCGACCTGATGACGGTCAACCACCTGCCCGACAACGCCGATCTCAGCTCCATGTCCGATTCGATGTTCAGCGAGACGCAGAACGCCGGCACCGGCTTCGGCCTTGGCTTCGCGGTGACGATCGACGTGGCGCGGTCGATGATGCCGGGATCGGTGGGCGAATATTATTGGGGCGGCATGTTCTCGACCGCCTTCTTCGTCGATCCGGTCGAGCGGCTGTCGATGGTGTTCATGACGCAATTGTCGCCCTCGTCGCTCTATCCGGTGCGGCGCGAGCTGAAGACGATGATCTATTCCGCGCTGGCCTGA
- a CDS encoding acyl-CoA dehydrogenase family protein produces MMSDLEQFRAETRAWLEANCPPEMREPVRTEKDSVWGGRDQSAMTPAQKQWMDRMGERGWTVPDWPKEYGGGGLSAAETKVLREEMAALRCRNPLSSFGISMLGPALLKYGNEAQKKEHLPKIARGEIRWCQGYSEPNAGSDLASLATKAEDKGDHFLVNGQKVWTSYADNADWIFCLVRTDPTNKHNGISFVLFDMRTPGVSTKPILLISGYSPFCETFFDNVKVPKENLVGELNKGWDVAKYLLGHEREMISGMGLGGGGKNPLIEGARKTIGLDAEGRLADPLLRAQIALFEVRAKAFAAQSERFIDELKAGKAHPAQPSMMKYYGTELNKSRHELMMAAGGSDELEWESEASDGGREARAWLRTKANSIEGGTSEVQLNIIAKRILNLPGA; encoded by the coding sequence ATGATGAGCGACCTCGAACAATTCCGCGCCGAGACGCGCGCCTGGCTCGAAGCCAATTGCCCGCCGGAGATGCGCGAGCCGGTCCGCACCGAGAAGGATTCGGTCTGGGGCGGCCGCGACCAGAGCGCGATGACGCCCGCGCAGAAGCAGTGGATGGACCGGATGGGCGAGCGCGGCTGGACCGTGCCGGACTGGCCGAAGGAATATGGCGGCGGCGGCCTTTCGGCGGCCGAGACCAAGGTGCTGCGCGAGGAGATGGCCGCGCTGCGCTGCCGCAACCCGCTGTCGTCGTTCGGCATCTCGATGCTCGGGCCGGCGCTGCTGAAATATGGCAACGAGGCGCAGAAGAAGGAGCATCTGCCGAAGATCGCGCGCGGCGAAATCCGCTGGTGCCAGGGCTATTCGGAGCCGAACGCGGGGTCCGACCTCGCCAGCCTCGCCACCAAGGCGGAGGACAAGGGCGATCACTTCCTCGTCAACGGCCAGAAGGTCTGGACGAGCTACGCCGACAACGCCGACTGGATCTTCTGTCTCGTCCGCACCGATCCGACGAACAAGCATAACGGCATCAGCTTCGTGCTGTTCGACATGCGGACGCCCGGCGTCTCGACCAAGCCGATCCTGCTGATCTCCGGCTATTCGCCGTTCTGCGAGACCTTCTTCGACAATGTGAAGGTGCCGAAGGAGAATCTGGTCGGCGAGCTGAACAAGGGCTGGGACGTCGCCAAATATCTGCTCGGGCACGAGCGCGAGATGATCTCCGGCATGGGCCTCGGCGGCGGCGGCAAGAACCCGCTGATCGAAGGCGCGAGGAAGACGATCGGGCTGGACGCGGAGGGCCGCCTCGCCGATCCGCTGCTCCGCGCGCAGATCGCGCTGTTCGAGGTGCGGGCGAAGGCGTTCGCGGCGCAGTCCGAGCGGTTCATCGATGAGCTGAAGGCGGGCAAGGCGCACCCCGCCCAGCCTTCGATGATGAAATATTACGGCACGGAGCTGAACAAGTCCCGCCACGAGCTGATGATGGCGGCGGGTGGCTCCGACGAGCTGGAATGGGAAAGCGAAGCCTCCGACGGCGGCCGCGAGGCGCGCGCGTGGCTACGCACCAAGGCGAACTCGATCGAGGGCGGCACGTCCGAGGTGCAGCTCAACATCATCGCCAAGCGCATCCTCAATCTGCCGGGAGCGTGA
- a CDS encoding 3-hydroxyacyl-CoA dehydrogenase NAD-binding domain-containing protein, producing the protein MTSPVRTERHGDVLVIISNSPPVNALGAAVRDGLEAGVKEGIADGSIAAMVLRCDGRTFFAGADITEFGKPPMGASLHEVIDMMDASPKPIVAAIHGTALGGGCETALACHYRVAVPSAMIGTPEVKLGLLPGAGGTQRLPRLIGMKAALPMLAIGDPVPAKKAAELGLIDRVVGEDSLEADAIAFAREIAHKRPIPRIRDKDAKPDPEAVAEFRKANAKKFRGFDAPEANIRCAVAATELPFDEGMKFERDEFMKLMMGVQSAAQRHIFFAERQAAKIDDVDPKTPLRPINRVGVIGAGTMGGGISMNFLSAGIPVTIVEMQREALDRGVAVMRRNYEASAAKGRIKPDAPEKAMGLLTPTLSLEDLKDCDLIIEAVYENMDVKKDIFGKLDKIAKPGAILASNTSYLDINEIAAVTSRPEDVVGMHFFSPANVMKLLEVVRGDKTAKDVLATVMALSKKIRKVAVVAGVCHGFIGNRMLAPRQQEANKLLMEGATPQQIDKVHTDFGMPMGPFQMSDLAGVDIGWHRDPNRIETIRDALCAEGRWGQKKQAGFYDYDEKRNPTPSPRVAEIIEEFRQKSNLPKREITDQEIVERTLYTMVNEGALILEEGKAQRASDIDVVWIYGYGWPVYRGGPMFWAQSEGLKKVVAGLEKHGFKVAESLTAAAGSGSQLK; encoded by the coding sequence ATGACTTCCCCCGTCCGCACCGAACGCCACGGCGACGTGCTCGTCATCATCTCGAATTCGCCGCCGGTGAACGCGCTCGGCGCGGCGGTGCGCGACGGGCTGGAGGCCGGCGTCAAGGAAGGCATCGCCGACGGCTCGATCGCCGCGATGGTGCTGCGCTGCGACGGCCGCACCTTCTTCGCGGGCGCGGACATCACGGAGTTCGGCAAGCCGCCGATGGGCGCCTCGCTGCATGAGGTGATCGACATGATGGACGCCTCGCCCAAGCCGATCGTCGCGGCGATCCACGGCACGGCGCTGGGCGGCGGGTGCGAGACGGCGCTGGCCTGCCATTATCGCGTCGCGGTGCCCTCCGCGATGATCGGCACGCCGGAGGTGAAGCTCGGCCTGCTCCCCGGCGCGGGCGGCACGCAGCGCCTGCCGCGCCTGATCGGCATGAAGGCCGCGCTGCCGATGCTGGCGATCGGCGATCCGGTGCCGGCGAAGAAGGCGGCGGAGCTTGGCCTGATCGATCGCGTGGTAGGCGAGGACAGCCTTGAGGCCGACGCGATCGCCTTCGCCCGCGAGATTGCCCACAAGCGGCCGATCCCGCGTATCCGCGACAAGGACGCGAAGCCCGATCCGGAAGCGGTCGCCGAATTCCGCAAGGCCAATGCGAAGAAGTTCCGCGGCTTCGACGCGCCGGAGGCGAACATCCGCTGCGCCGTCGCCGCGACCGAGCTTCCCTTCGACGAGGGCATGAAGTTCGAGCGTGACGAGTTCATGAAGCTGATGATGGGCGTTCAGTCCGCCGCGCAGCGCCACATCTTCTTCGCCGAGCGGCAGGCCGCCAAGATTGATGACGTCGATCCCAAGACGCCGCTCCGCCCGATCAACCGCGTCGGCGTGATCGGCGCCGGCACGATGGGCGGCGGGATCAGCATGAACTTCCTGTCGGCGGGCATCCCCGTCACCATCGTCGAGATGCAACGGGAGGCGCTCGATCGCGGCGTGGCCGTAATGCGCAGGAATTACGAGGCATCCGCCGCCAAGGGGCGCATCAAGCCCGATGCGCCGGAAAAGGCGATGGGCCTGCTCACCCCCACGCTCAGCCTCGAAGACCTCAAGGACTGCGACCTCATCATCGAGGCGGTCTATGAGAATATGGACGTGAAGAAGGACATCTTCGGCAAGCTCGACAAGATCGCGAAACCCGGCGCGATCCTTGCGTCGAACACCTCCTATCTCGACATCAACGAGATCGCCGCCGTCACCAGCCGGCCGGAGGACGTGGTGGGGATGCATTTCTTCTCCCCCGCCAACGTGATGAAATTGCTGGAGGTGGTGCGCGGCGACAAGACCGCGAAGGACGTGCTCGCCACCGTCATGGCGCTTTCCAAGAAGATCAGGAAGGTCGCGGTCGTGGCCGGCGTATGCCACGGCTTCATCGGCAACCGGATGCTCGCCCCGCGCCAGCAGGAGGCGAACAAGCTGCTGATGGAAGGCGCCACCCCGCAGCAGATCGACAAGGTCCACACCGATTTCGGCATGCCGATGGGGCCATTCCAGATGTCCGATCTCGCGGGCGTCGACATCGGCTGGCACCGCGATCCCAACCGGATCGAGACGATCCGCGACGCCTTGTGCGCTGAGGGCCGCTGGGGGCAGAAGAAGCAGGCCGGCTTCTATGACTACGACGAGAAGCGGAACCCCACCCCCTCGCCGCGCGTGGCGGAGATCATCGAGGAGTTCCGCCAGAAATCGAACCTGCCGAAGCGCGAGATCACCGATCAGGAGATCGTAGAGCGCACGCTCTACACGATGGTCAACGAAGGCGCACTGATCCTCGAGGAAGGCAAGGCGCAGCGCGCGTCCGACATCGATGTGGTGTGGATCTACGGCTACGGCTGGCCGGTCTATCGCGGCGGCCCGATGTTCTGGGCGCAGAGCGAGGGACTGAAGAAGGTGGTCGCGGGTCTGGAGAAGCATGGCTTCAAGGTCGCCGAAAGCCTCACGGCGGCGGCCGGGAGCGGCAGCCAGTTGAAGTGA
- a CDS encoding acyl-CoA dehydrogenase family protein, which produces MPLFLNDEQSMLRDTAKDFVGEKAPVSHMRKLRDDKDATGFSRDLWKQFAEMGFTGILVGEDHGGLGLGHVEAGVVLEEIGRNLSPSPFLSTAVAAVEALKGTGHAERWYPGILKGETVAALAIDEGAKHRSSVGLKAERAGNGFRLSGRKQFVTHGHVADLLIVAARTAGAADDEAGVTLFAVPQGAAKMSVTPERLADSSLAARIEFDGVEVDADAVIGEVDAGRDPLGRLLRAGRTGAAAEMLGVGAGAMDMTVNYLKERKQFGTLIGSFQALQHRAAHLYSEMEVARAAVLKAQQLLDAGDDSTGSGGADAAVSVAKAMTGMATMLSVQEGVQMHGGIGMTDEYDIGFYMKRQRVLAEMFGDANFHADRLAQLAGY; this is translated from the coding sequence ATGCCGCTTTTCCTGAATGATGAACAATCGATGCTGCGCGACACGGCGAAGGATTTCGTCGGAGAGAAAGCGCCCGTCAGCCATATGCGCAAGCTGCGCGACGACAAGGACGCCACCGGCTTCAGCCGCGACCTGTGGAAGCAGTTCGCGGAGATGGGCTTCACCGGCATCCTGGTCGGCGAGGATCATGGCGGTCTTGGCCTCGGCCATGTCGAGGCGGGCGTGGTGCTAGAGGAGATCGGGCGCAACCTCTCCCCCTCCCCCTTCCTCTCCACCGCCGTCGCGGCGGTCGAGGCACTGAAGGGCACCGGCCATGCGGAACGCTGGTATCCCGGCATCCTGAAGGGCGAGACGGTCGCGGCGCTGGCGATCGACGAAGGGGCGAAGCACCGCTCCAGCGTCGGCCTCAAGGCGGAGCGGGCCGGCAACGGCTTCCGCCTTTCCGGCAGGAAGCAGTTCGTCACCCACGGCCATGTCGCCGACCTGCTGATCGTCGCGGCGCGCACGGCGGGCGCGGCGGACGACGAGGCGGGCGTCACTTTGTTCGCAGTGCCGCAGGGCGCGGCGAAGATGTCCGTCACGCCGGAACGGCTGGCCGATTCGAGCCTCGCCGCGCGGATCGAGTTCGACGGCGTCGAGGTGGATGCCGATGCGGTGATTGGCGAGGTCGACGCCGGGCGCGATCCGCTCGGCCGCCTGCTCCGGGCGGGCCGCACCGGCGCCGCGGCCGAGATGCTCGGCGTCGGCGCAGGCGCAATGGACATGACGGTCAACTACCTCAAGGAGCGCAAGCAGTTCGGCACGCTGATCGGCAGCTTCCAGGCGCTCCAGCACCGCGCCGCGCATCTCTACAGCGAGATGGAGGTGGCGCGCGCCGCCGTGCTCAAGGCGCAGCAGTTGCTCGACGCCGGCGACGACAGCACAGGTAGCGGGGGGGCGGACGCCGCCGTCTCGGTCGCCAAGGCGATGACCGGCATGGCGACCATGCTTTCGGTGCAGGAAGGCGTGCAGATGCACGGCGGCATCGGCATGACCGACGAGTACGACATCGGCTTCTACATGAAGCGCCAGCGCGTGCTGGCCGAGATGTTCGGCGACGCCAATTTCCACGCCGACCGTCTGGCGCAACTGGCGGGGTACTGA
- a CDS encoding acyl-CoA thioesterase II, producing the protein MEPTDVPDTTTPTELAADLVDLLDVEEIDTDLYRGRRSNGGVGRVFGGQVIAQALQAAQRSTDGPKIAHSLHAYFMRPGDENYPIVYRVVRDFEGRSFATRRVIAMQRGAPILNMAASFQTPEEGFHHQDRMPDVPPPEELESEAQIRARESEHVDERFRRALVRPRPIEIRPVYPRKWFNPTPTAPIQHSWFRVVAPVGDDPAIHRAILSYASDMSLLGTCMLPHGVNWTTPGFQTASLDHAVWLHEDFRADDWLLYATDSPWAGHARGMNRGQIFTRDGRLVASVAQEGLIRQREVRS; encoded by the coding sequence ATGGAGCCGACCGACGTGCCAGACACAACCACCCCGACCGAACTCGCCGCCGATCTGGTCGACCTGCTCGACGTGGAGGAGATCGACACCGATCTCTATCGCGGGCGGCGCTCGAACGGCGGGGTCGGGCGCGTGTTCGGCGGGCAGGTGATCGCACAGGCGCTCCAGGCGGCGCAGCGCTCCACCGACGGGCCCAAGATCGCCCATTCGCTCCACGCCTATTTCATGCGGCCGGGCGACGAGAACTACCCGATCGTCTATCGCGTGGTCCGCGATTTCGAGGGGCGCAGCTTCGCCACCCGCCGTGTGATCGCGATGCAGCGCGGCGCGCCGATCCTCAACATGGCCGCTTCGTTCCAGACCCCGGAGGAAGGCTTCCACCATCAGGACCGGATGCCCGACGTCCCCCCGCCCGAGGAACTGGAGAGCGAGGCGCAAATCCGCGCGCGCGAAAGCGAACATGTCGACGAGCGTTTCCGCCGCGCGCTCGTCCGCCCGCGCCCGATTGAGATCCGCCCGGTATATCCGCGCAAATGGTTCAACCCCACGCCGACCGCGCCGATCCAGCATAGCTGGTTCCGCGTCGTCGCGCCGGTCGGCGACGATCCGGCGATCCACCGCGCGATCCTGTCCTATGCGTCGGACATGTCGCTGCTCGGCACCTGCATGCTGCCGCACGGCGTGAACTGGACCACGCCCGGCTTCCAGACCGCCAGCCTCGACCACGCCGTGTGGCTGCACGAGGATTTCCGCGCCGACGACTGGCTGCTCTACGCCACCGACAGCCCGTGGGCGGGCCATGCGCGCGGCATGAATCGCGGGCAGATATTCACCCGCGACGGCCGGCTGGTCGCCAGCGTCGCGCAGGAAGGGCTGATCCGGCAGCGCGAGGTGCGCTCGTAA
- a CDS encoding amidase family protein, producing the protein MTERSALETAAAVRAGETTALLETEAAIARIEARDGPLNAVVVRDFARARHAAAELDQRIKEGFDAPLLGVPMTVKESYDLAGLKTTWGFTEHRDFTAKRDAVLVQRLKNAGAIVLGKTNVPVGLADVQSNNPIYGRTHNPHDHGRSAGGSSGGSGVALASGMVPLEIGSDIGGSIRTPAAFNGVWGLKPTFGLLSTTGHSFPGTDGARVALSVCGPMARNADDLAAALDILADHPVVPAPPRRPDEWRILILADHPETGISAEMRAALEKVGAAFAGAGAKVDYESDLLPDLSQQHRHYMHMLNIAMTRGAPDPVRGVPTLTEWFDLADHQARNIRQWHEVFGRYDAVIAPIFGTTAFPHDDAPLTGRRLEIDGQDTSFATQFAWAGLATFANLPATSVPVATGAGGLPIGVQVIADRYQDHLSIAAARAAHDLVWSK; encoded by the coding sequence ATGACCGAACGCTCCGCCCTTGAAACCGCCGCCGCCGTCCGCGCGGGCGAGACCACCGCATTGCTTGAAACCGAGGCGGCGATCGCCCGGATCGAGGCACGCGACGGGCCGCTCAACGCGGTGGTGGTGCGCGATTTCGCCCGCGCCCGCCACGCGGCGGCCGAACTCGACCAGCGCATCAAGGAAGGGTTCGACGCGCCCTTGCTCGGCGTGCCGATGACGGTGAAGGAAAGCTACGACCTCGCCGGCCTCAAGACCACCTGGGGCTTCACCGAGCATCGCGACTTCACGGCGAAGCGCGACGCGGTGCTGGTGCAGCGGCTGAAGAACGCCGGCGCGATCGTGCTGGGCAAGACCAACGTGCCGGTCGGGCTGGCGGACGTTCAGTCGAACAACCCGATCTACGGCCGCACGCACAACCCGCACGACCATGGCCGCTCGGCCGGCGGCTCCTCGGGCGGCAGCGGCGTTGCGCTGGCCTCGGGCATGGTGCCGCTGGAAATCGGCTCGGACATCGGCGGCTCGATCCGCACGCCAGCGGCCTTCAACGGCGTGTGGGGGCTGAAGCCGACGTTCGGCCTGCTCTCCACCACCGGCCACAGTTTCCCCGGCACGGACGGCGCGCGGGTCGCGCTCAGCGTATGCGGGCCGATGGCACGCAACGCCGACGACCTCGCGGCGGCGCTCGACATATTGGCGGATCATCCGGTCGTTCCCGCCCCCCCGCGCCGGCCGGACGAGTGGCGCATCCTGATCCTCGCCGATCATCCCGAGACGGGCATCTCAGCGGAGATGCGCGCGGCGCTGGAGAAGGTCGGCGCGGCCTTCGCCGGTGCCGGCGCGAAGGTGGACTATGAGAGCGACCTGCTGCCGGACCTGTCGCAGCAGCATCGCCATTACATGCACATGCTCAACATCGCGATGACGCGCGGCGCGCCCGATCCGGTGCGCGGCGTGCCGACGCTCACCGAATGGTTCGACCTCGCCGACCATCAGGCGCGCAACATCCGCCAGTGGCATGAGGTGTTCGGCCGCTATGACGCGGTGATCGCGCCGATCTTCGGCACCACCGCCTTCCCGCATGACGATGCGCCGCTGACCGGGCGCCGGCTGGAGATCGACGGGCAGGACACGTCCTTCGCCACCCAGTTCGCCTGGGCCGGGCTGGCCACCTTCGCCAACCTTCCCGCGACCAGCGTGCCGGTGGCGACCGGGGCGGGCGGGCTGCCGATCGGCGTGCAGGTGATCGCCGACCGTTATCAGGACCATCTTTCGATCGCGGCCGCGCGCGCGGCGCACGACCTTGTCTGGAGCAAATGA
- a CDS encoding class I adenylate-forming enzyme family protein, producing the protein MENQSAAGKAWPAVSLVEATAILTAPGSRFEMETVEIRGIPTRVWKNVPPHMAALVRFSRTHGERLATIHEDERVSYEAQFRAIAALAHDLRAHGVEKGDRVAIAMRNLPEWIVGFFAAAVIGAIVVPLNAWWTGDELAYGLSDSGAKVLIADDERWARIAPHRAALPALARVLVSRAATPPESPAARLEDVIGAPRDWAGLPDRDLPEADLAPDDDVSILYTSGTTGNPKGALGTHRNFMSNILSSGFAMARMFVRRGEPLPEPTPKVALTVIPLFHATALSAGLMGAMAAGGTTIYMRKFEPLRAMEIIERERVNSTGGVPTIAWQLLEHPERHRFDLSSLEMIGYGGAPSAPELVRKIAADLKALPANGWGMTETTATVTTHGAEDYLNRPESCGPPVAVADLKVMDADGTRELPAGEIGELWARGPMIVKGYWNRPEATAATFVDGWVRTGDLARLDEEGFCYIVDRAKDMLIRGGENIYSSEVENVLYDHPAVTDCAVIGIPHRTLGEEPAAVVHLAPGASASEAELQAWVRARLAAFKVPVAIRFAAETLPRNANGKILKRDLKTLFEDRAAA; encoded by the coding sequence GTGGAGAATCAATCGGCAGCGGGCAAGGCGTGGCCGGCGGTGTCGCTGGTGGAGGCAACGGCGATCCTTACCGCGCCCGGCAGCCGTTTCGAAATGGAAACGGTGGAGATTCGCGGGATTCCGACGCGGGTGTGGAAGAACGTCCCGCCGCACATGGCGGCGCTCGTCCGCTTCTCGCGCACCCATGGCGAGCGGCTCGCGACGATCCACGAGGACGAGCGGGTCAGCTATGAGGCGCAGTTCCGCGCGATCGCGGCGCTGGCGCACGACCTGCGCGCGCACGGCGTGGAGAAGGGCGACCGCGTGGCGATCGCGATGCGCAACCTGCCGGAATGGATCGTCGGCTTCTTTGCGGCGGCGGTGATCGGGGCGATCGTCGTGCCGCTCAATGCGTGGTGGACCGGCGACGAGCTGGCGTATGGCCTGAGTGATTCGGGCGCGAAGGTGCTAATCGCGGACGACGAGCGCTGGGCGCGGATCGCGCCGCACCGCGCCGCCTTGCCGGCGCTCGCCCGCGTGCTGGTGAGTCGCGCCGCGACGCCGCCGGAAAGCCCCGCCGCGCGGCTGGAGGACGTGATCGGCGCGCCGCGCGACTGGGCGGGGCTGCCCGACCGCGACCTGCCCGAGGCCGATCTCGCGCCCGACGACGACGTGTCGATCCTCTACACCAGCGGCACCACCGGCAATCCCAAGGGCGCGCTCGGCACGCATCGCAATTTCATGAGCAACATCCTGTCCAGCGGCTTCGCGATGGCGCGCATGTTCGTGCGGCGCGGCGAGCCGTTGCCGGAGCCGACGCCGAAGGTCGCGCTGACGGTGATCCCGCTGTTCCACGCCACGGCGCTCTCCGCCGGGTTGATGGGCGCGATGGCGGCGGGCGGCACCACCATCTACATGCGCAAGTTCGAGCCGCTGCGCGCGATGGAGATCATCGAGCGCGAGCGGGTCAATTCCACCGGCGGCGTGCCGACCATCGCCTGGCAGTTGCTGGAGCACCCCGAGCGGCATCGCTTCGACCTCTCCAGCCTGGAGATGATCGGCTATGGCGGCGCGCCCTCCGCGCCGGAGCTGGTGCGCAAGATCGCGGCCGATCTGAAGGCGCTGCCCGCCAACGGCTGGGGCATGACGGAAACCACCGCGACCGTCACCACGCACGGCGCGGAGGATTATCTCAACCGGCCGGAAAGCTGCGGCCCGCCGGTCGCGGTGGCCGACCTGAAGGTGATGGACGCGGACGGGACGCGCGAGCTGCCGGCCGGCGAGATCGGGGAATTGTGGGCGCGCGGGCCGATGATCGTGAAGGGCTATTGGAACAGGCCCGAGGCGACGGCGGCGACCTTCGTCGACGGCTGGGTGCGCACCGGCGACCTCGCGCGGCTGGACGAGGAGGGCTTCTGCTACATCGTCGATCGCGCCAAGGACATGCTGATCCGGGGCGGCGAGAATATCTATTCGAGCGAGGTGGAGAATGTCCTCTACGATCACCCGGCGGTGACGGATTGCGCGGTGATCGGCATCCCCCACCGCACCCTGGGCGAGGAGCCGGCGGCGGTGGTGCATCTCGCGCCCGGCGCCAGCGCGAGCGAGGCCGAGCTTCAGGCATGGGTCCGCGCGCGGCTGGCGGCGTTCAAGGTGCCCGTGGCGATCCGCTTCGCCGCCGAGACGCTGCCGCGCAACGCCAACGGCAAGATACTGAAGCGTGATCTCAAGACCTTGTTCGAGGATCGCGCGGCGGCCTGA
- a CDS encoding Crp/Fnr family transcriptional regulator gives MDRTRDFLRGRRRSELTAEEMAVLEAAISEVVVVPPRRIIAHRADRLHNSTLLIDGFICRYMDARDGYRQLVSYQVPGDFVDLHGYPTRHIDHDIATLTESRIALVPHERLDAIMATMPHLARLLWFSTLLDAALHREWIFRIGRLDAAGRVAHFLCETNLRMAAVGRAVGGRFALPLTQQDMGEACGLTSVHVNRTLRRLREDGVVEISRGHAHVMDFPRLARIGEFDPDYLYLEDGPWHGG, from the coding sequence TTGGATCGCACGAGGGATTTTCTGCGTGGGCGGCGGCGGTCGGAGCTGACCGCCGAGGAAATGGCGGTGCTCGAGGCGGCGATTTCCGAGGTGGTGGTCGTGCCGCCGCGGCGGATCATCGCCCATCGCGCCGATCGCCTGCACAACAGCACGCTGCTGATTGACGGCTTCATCTGCCGCTACATGGATGCGCGCGACGGCTACCGGCAGCTCGTATCCTATCAGGTGCCGGGCGATTTCGTCGATCTGCACGGCTATCCGACCCGGCACATCGACCATGACATCGCCACGTTGACCGAATCGCGGATCGCGCTGGTGCCGCATGAGCGGCTCGACGCGATCATGGCGACGATGCCGCATCTCGCGCGGCTGCTGTGGTTCAGCACCCTGCTCGACGCCGCGCTGCATCGCGAATGGATCTTCCGCATCGGCCGGCTCGACGCGGCGGGCAGGGTGGCGCACTTCCTGTGCGAGACCAACCTGCGCATGGCGGCGGTGGGCCGGGCGGTCGGCGGACGGTTCGCGCTGCCGCTGACCCAGCAGGACATGGGCGAGGCGTGCGGGCTGACCAGCGTGCATGTCAACCGCACGCTGCGGCGGCTGCGGGAGGATGGCGTGGTGGAGATTTCACGCGGTCACGCGCATGTGATGGACTTCCCGCGACTGGCGCGGATCGGGGAGTTCGACCCGGACTATCTCTATCTGGAGGACGGGCCGTGGCACGGTGGATGA